A window of the Hordeum vulgare subsp. vulgare chromosome 5H, MorexV3_pseudomolecules_assembly, whole genome shotgun sequence genome harbors these coding sequences:
- the LOC123452249 gene encoding universal stress protein PHOS34-like translates to MLVSWGTRWRTGTIGAAGVASSPGCRWRGHGWHAQRRQVETRRVYLFWCRRPTQPHAAFIGASGRRARSRLCHSVSAGLTASEVFVMEEMSAEAAAMASGMLPGAGAGGAEGTTMKVVVAVDASEESLHGLSWALDNVVRHHPGASVVVVHAQHRADHFAYPVAGHGLQYVPPTAVDSVRRTHEDNSRRVVSVALDVCRQKQASATAVVVEGDAKEAICRAVEDMHADLLVLGSRGLGKIKRAFLGSVSDYLVHHASCPVLIVKPPNKAHHK, encoded by the exons ATGTTGGTGAGTTGGGGGACGCGCTGGCGCACCGGAACCATAGGAGCGGCAGGTGTCGCCAGCTCGCCTGGATGCCGCTGGCGTGGACATGGCTGGCACGCGCAACGAAGACAAGTCGAAACCCGACGTGTCTATCTCTTCTGGTGCCGCCGCCCAACACAGCCACACGCCGCTTTTATAGGAGCCAGTGGTCGACGTGCTCGCTCGAGGCTGTGTCACAGTGTCAGTGCCGGTCTTACCGCGAGTGAAGTCTTCGTCATGGAGGAGATGAGCGCCGAGGCCGCGGCCATGGCGAGCGGCATGCTGCCTGGCGCCGGAGCTGGAGGCGCGGAGGGCACGACGatgaaggtggtggtggcggtggacgCGAGCGAGGAGAGCCTGCACGGGCTGTCGTGGGCGCTCGACAACGTCGTCCGGCACCACCCCGGCGCGTCCGTCGTCGTCGTCCACGCCCAGCACCGCGCCGACCACTTCGCCTACCCCGTCGCCGGGCACG GCCTACAGTACGTCCCGCCCACGGCGGTGGACTCCGTGAGGAGGACGCACGAGGACAACTCCCGGCGAGTCGTGTCCGTCGCGCTGGACGTCTGCAGGCAGAAGCAGGCGAGCGCCActgcggtggtggtggagggcgACGCCAAGGAGGCCATCTGCCGCGCCGTGGAGGACATGCACGCCGACCTCCTCGTCCTCGGCAGCCGCGGTCTGGGCAAGATCAAAAG GGCGTTTCTGGGCAGCGTGAGCGACTACCTCGTCCATCACGCCTCCTGCCCGGTTCTCATCGTGAAGCCGCCCAACAAAGCGCACCACAAGTGA
- the LOC123452250 gene encoding uncharacterized protein LOC123452250: MPKRPARGGVGERAAKRPRQRRLYLVTEDWKEGYSIYEVDLTDDHGATDADFDSDEQEPRRLPSPVLRLEAPHNGPWHFAAAFGTKIMALHLTPWRYTPVFDVQTRCLTFGPPTEITTIPIHVPVGDSLFKLGFRKFHVLRPAPPRSEVLWCKVPEEWSWHCLTPPPFGDHRVTSHAVHPDGRTLFVTVKVKGRDIGHTFTCDTGVDTDDPEWTAHREWELPFKGHGHYDHRLDAWVGLTDDPATVGHICCCRVPSLDDARWPAPAWKLSREKLFCRDPTEMHTGASLVYLGTGHKSRFCLVECLSRGSRHQLRLTTFSPRYHKNGDLGISKRRWVRSFKLPKTRGKDSGFLKNPVAFWL, from the coding sequence ATGCCCAAGCGCCCAGCCCGTGGCGGCGTCGGCGAACGTGCAGCCAAGCGTCCTCGTCAGCGGCGCCTCTACCTTGTCACTGAAGATTGGAAAGAGGGATACAGCATCTACGAGGTAGACTTGACGGACGACCATGGTGCCACCGACGCCGACTTCGATTCAGATGAGCAGGAGCCGCGGCGCCTACCGTCGCCGGTCCTCCGCCTAGAGGCGCCACACAACGGGCCTTGGCACTTCGCGGCGGCCTTTGGCACCAAGATCATGGCCCTGCACCTGACGCCCTGGCGCTACACCCCGGTCTTTGACGTCCAGACTCGGTGCCTGACCTTCGGCCCTCCGACAGAGATAACTACCATCCCGATCCATGTGCCCGTCGGCGACAGTCTCTTCAAGCTGGGTTTTCGTAAGTTCCACGTGCTCCGCCCTGCTCCGCCACGATCTGAAGTGCTCTGGTGCAAAGTGCCCGAGGAGTGGTCCTGGCACTGCCTCACGCCGCCACCCTTCGGGGATCACCGTGTCACCTCCCACGCTGTGCACCCCGACGGACGGACTCTCTTTGTCACTGTCAAGGTCAAAGGGCGTGACATCGGCCACACCTTCACCTGCGACACGGGGGTGGACACCGATGACCCCGAGTGGACGGCACACCGCGAGTGGGAGCTGCCGTTCAAAGGCCACGGTCACTACGATCATAGGCTGGATGCCTGGGTCGGGCTCACCGATGACCCGGCAACCGTCGGCCACATCTGTTGCTGCCGAGTGCCGTCCCTCGACGACGCCCGCTGGCCGGCCCCGGCGTGGAAGCTCAGCAGGGAGAAGCTCTTCTGCCGCGACCCTACCGAGATGCATACCGGCGCATCCCTCGTCTACTTAGGGACGGGGCACAAGAGTCGCTTCTGCCTCGTGGAGTGCCTCTCGCGAGGCTCGCGCCATCAGCTTCGATTGACAACATTCTCCCCCAGGTACCACAAGAATGGTGACCTCGGGATCAGCAAGCGCCGTTGGGTTCGATCCTTTAAATTGCCCAAGACGCGGGGTAAAGACAGTGGATTCTTGAAGAATCCAGTCGCATTCTGGTTGTAA
- the LOC123452248 gene encoding tetratricopeptide repeat protein 4 homolog isoform X2, which produces MALLMEPGSEPLTEGEKADLDAIAAIKESAAREYREEGNQFVKKGRKHYPDAVDCYTKAIAQMGALSPPSPDASVLFANRAHVNLLLGNHRRALDDAEQAVRLSPANLKAHYRAAKAALALDLLPEAASFCRRGLEHDPASEELKKFLAQVEAQQRERDLKRAKVEQAISAAKELAAAIEKRGLRLGKAAYQELTRVKKPKLDDQGLLHWPVLLLYPEVMSSDFIEDFPETDLFSDHLDLMFSESSPPLPWDENHAYTREAIEMYCQAGDGTPFSKSELLKYLLEGTVDSGSLPESLDGEDGERSTVKGSTAISSSQGSSGKWIKVREGKTLQEALQHKDYIIPAVPVFFVVSRKSAFYSKFKDGKWSLP; this is translated from the exons ATGGCGCTGCTGATGGAGCCCGGGTCGGAGCCCCTGACGGAGGGCGAGAAGGCCGACCTGGACGCCATCGCCGCCATCAAGGAGTCGGCGGCGCGCGAGTACAGGGAGGAGGGCAACCAGTTCGTCAAGAAGGGCCGGAAGCACTACCCCGACGCCGTCGACTGCTACACCAAGGCCATCGCCCAGATGGGCGCCCTCTCCCCGCCGAGCCCCGACGCCTCCGTCCTCTTCGCCAACCGCGCGCACGTCAACCTCCTCCTCGGCAACCACCGCCGCGCCCTCGACGACGCCGAGCAGGCCGTCCGGCTCTCCCCCGCCAACCTCAAG GCGCACTACCGGGCGGCGAAGGCCGCGCTTGCTCTCGACCTGCTGCCTGAGGCGGCGTCCTTCTGCCGGCGGGGGCTCGAGCATGACCCCGCCAGCGAGGAGCTCAAGAAATTCCTCGCGCAGGTGGAGGCGCAGCAGCGCGAGCGAGATCTTAAAAGGGCCAAGGTTGAACAGGCCATATCCGCAGCAAAG GAGCTTGCTGCTGCTATAGAGAAGAGAGGGCTGAGGCTGGGGAAGGCAGCGTATCAGGAGCTCACCAGGGTAAAGAAGCCGAAGCTGGATGACCAGGGGTTGCTCCACTGGCCAGTTCTTCTGCTCTACCCGGAGGTCATGTCGAGCGACTTTATCGAGGATTTTCCGGAGACTGATCTGTTCTCGGACCACCTTGATCTC ATGTTCTCAGAAAGTTCCCCGCCTTTGCCATGGGATGAGAACCATGCTTACACAAGGGAGGCTATTGAGATGTATTGTCAG GCCGGTGATGGCACACCATTCTCCAAAAGTGAATTGTTAAAATATCTTCTGGAAGGCACTGTCGACTCAGGGTCGCTCCCAGAAAGCCTTGATGGGGAAGATGGAGAACGTAGTACTGTCAAGGGCAGCACAGCTATATCATCAA GCCAGGGCTCCTCTGGTAAGTGGATCAAAGTAAGAGAAGGGAAAACTCTTCAGGAAGCGCTGCAGCATAAAGACTACATCATCCCCGCTGTACCTG TGTTCTTTGTCGTTTCGAGGAAGTCGGCCTTCTATTCGAAGTTCAAGGATGGGAAGTGGTCTTTACCGTAG
- the LOC123452248 gene encoding tetratricopeptide repeat protein 4 homolog isoform X1: MALLMEPGSEPLTEGEKADLDAIAAIKESAAREYREEGNQFVKKGRKHYPDAVDCYTKAIAQMGALSPPSPDASVLFANRAHVNLLLGNHRRALDDAEQAVRLSPANLKAHYRAAKAALALDLLPEAASFCRRGLEHDPASEELKKFLAQVEAQQRERDLKRAKVEQAISAAKELAAAIEKRGLRLGKAAYQELTRVKKPKLDDQGLLHWPVLLLYPEVMSSDFIEDFPETDLFSDHLDLMFSESSPPLPWDENHAYTREAIEMYCQAGDGTPFSKSELLKYLLEGTVDSGSLPESLDGEDGERSTVKGSTAISSTGQGSSGKWIKVREGKTLQEALQHKDYIIPAVPVFFVVSRKSAFYSKFKDGKWSLP; this comes from the exons ATGGCGCTGCTGATGGAGCCCGGGTCGGAGCCCCTGACGGAGGGCGAGAAGGCCGACCTGGACGCCATCGCCGCCATCAAGGAGTCGGCGGCGCGCGAGTACAGGGAGGAGGGCAACCAGTTCGTCAAGAAGGGCCGGAAGCACTACCCCGACGCCGTCGACTGCTACACCAAGGCCATCGCCCAGATGGGCGCCCTCTCCCCGCCGAGCCCCGACGCCTCCGTCCTCTTCGCCAACCGCGCGCACGTCAACCTCCTCCTCGGCAACCACCGCCGCGCCCTCGACGACGCCGAGCAGGCCGTCCGGCTCTCCCCCGCCAACCTCAAG GCGCACTACCGGGCGGCGAAGGCCGCGCTTGCTCTCGACCTGCTGCCTGAGGCGGCGTCCTTCTGCCGGCGGGGGCTCGAGCATGACCCCGCCAGCGAGGAGCTCAAGAAATTCCTCGCGCAGGTGGAGGCGCAGCAGCGCGAGCGAGATCTTAAAAGGGCCAAGGTTGAACAGGCCATATCCGCAGCAAAG GAGCTTGCTGCTGCTATAGAGAAGAGAGGGCTGAGGCTGGGGAAGGCAGCGTATCAGGAGCTCACCAGGGTAAAGAAGCCGAAGCTGGATGACCAGGGGTTGCTCCACTGGCCAGTTCTTCTGCTCTACCCGGAGGTCATGTCGAGCGACTTTATCGAGGATTTTCCGGAGACTGATCTGTTCTCGGACCACCTTGATCTC ATGTTCTCAGAAAGTTCCCCGCCTTTGCCATGGGATGAGAACCATGCTTACACAAGGGAGGCTATTGAGATGTATTGTCAG GCCGGTGATGGCACACCATTCTCCAAAAGTGAATTGTTAAAATATCTTCTGGAAGGCACTGTCGACTCAGGGTCGCTCCCAGAAAGCCTTGATGGGGAAGATGGAGAACGTAGTACTGTCAAGGGCAGCACAGCTATATCATCAA CAGGCCAGGGCTCCTCTGGTAAGTGGATCAAAGTAAGAGAAGGGAAAACTCTTCAGGAAGCGCTGCAGCATAAAGACTACATCATCCCCGCTGTACCTG TGTTCTTTGTCGTTTCGAGGAAGTCGGCCTTCTATTCGAAGTTCAAGGATGGGAAGTGGTCTTTACCGTAG